Part of the Lytechinus pictus isolate F3 Inbred chromosome 18, Lp3.0, whole genome shotgun sequence genome, AGATCATTCATTACCAAATCCCATCTAAGAAGGCATGTCCAATTACACTTTGGAGGTAAACCCAAGAAACAGTTGAAATGTTCGTATTGTAGTGCTTCATTTTACAGAAGTTTTCATCTTGTTGAACATGAACGATCCCATACAGGGGAGAGGCCTTTCCCATGTTCTGAATGTAAATGGTCTTTCATGACAAAATCACACCTGTTGAGGCACCTAAGAACACAACACTCCGGGAGTAAGCTTACGGAGAACAATGATCAAGTTGTTAACATCAGATTGACGAGAGTGCTTAAAAGAGGAACAAAATTCAAATGCCAAAACTGTGAGAAGTCCTTCCCAAGTCGGTCCCTTCTTGCAAAACATTCAAGAGTGCACAACATAGTAGAAACAGAATTGATGGAAACACCGGATCATGAAAGGTCTTTTCAGTGCGTGCAGTGTAACATAATGTTCCCTGAAGAAAGTCTTAGAGACGAACATGTGAAGAGTCATTCTACTGACATGGCAGATGTTCCAGAGCAAGAGACAATCAACCATGTATGTTCTCACTGTGGCTGTATTTTCTCTGATCAGAGACAACTGGATGATCATGTGAAATGCCACACTGGTAATGAGGTGGAGGGAACCCCTCAGTGTCCTGCAGGTGATGAAATGTCCACTAAGAATTCAGATCCTGGAACACATGAAGTAGATGAAAGTCCCGAATGCTCCTTCAGTGATGACGAGTGTTCCGCCGAAAAGCTACAACCCAAGGAACATGGAAAGACTGAAGTTCAAGAAAAGGGGGCTGAAAATATTGTTGATGGGGAGTCAGATCTGATGGCACATGTGAAGGTTCAAGAAGGTAGAAGCCACCTGAAGTGCACCTATTGTGACCATTTTTTTGGTAATAAGCACCACCTTACTGAGCACATCCGTACGCATACTGGTGAGAGACCCTTCCCTTGTCCTCACTGTGATTGGTCATTCATGACAAAGTCACATCTGACACGCCACTTGAGAACACACACTGGAGAGAAACGTCACGAGTGCAGTTTTTGTTCCAAGAAGTTCCTTGAAAGTACACAACTGAAAGAGCACATCCGACAACATACCGGGGAACGGCCTTACGAGTGCTCTGAATGCAAGAAGCGCTTCATCTCCTCAGGTAGTCTAAGATGTCACATGAGACGACATGGTGTAGAAAAGCCTCATAGGTGTATTCATTGCTCTAAAGTTTTTTGTTGGGAAAGTCATCTTGAGGAGCATTTAAGAACACATCAGGAAGGAGAACCTCAAGGTCAATCTGAATTACCCAAGGAAGATGAGAGTAACAGCGAGAATGAGGAATCTAACTTACATGTATCAGTTCCTGAAGATATCAATATAATTGAAAGAGTGGGAAAAGATTTACAAAGCCCTGAGCCTTCCACTTCATTAATTCTTGAACTGGATCCTACAATTGATAAAGAGACTGTCAGTGTCAACAAAATTCATCAGTGTCCATACTGTGCCCGCGAGCTTGCCACCAAGCATCTACTAATTGAGCATATACGGATTCATACTGGGGAACGACCCTTCCCTTGTCCGGAATGTGATTGGTCATTCAAGACAAAATCGCACCTCAATAGGCATTTGAAGACGCATGGACGCACCTACCATTGTTCCCAATGCtcagatattttttcttctaagtATCTTCTCATGCAACATATGAGTACACATAGAGAAGCACCTCATTATTGTACGGTTTGTAACAAATGGTTTAGTTCTGAATCTGGTCTTCTCACCCATTGTAAAGAACATGATGGGGATAGCTCGGATGTTAAAAATGAAGATTCTACTCCTTGTGGCAATGCAGACTTAGATTCCCAAGCCTCTGAAACCATTGAGGTTGAGAACGCAAAAATGGAGGAAGTAACACCTAGTGAATCACAGAGTGAGGAAGAGACCTATGAGTGTTCTTATTGTATGAAATTGTTTTCGGACATCAGTCAGTTTGTGGAACATATTGGAATTTGTTACAAGCTGTCAACAACCAAGTCTCCTACAACTATACAATCAAGTAAAGTCAGTGCAGAAGTTGCTGATGCAGGGTATCTGAAGTGCTCCTTTTGTGGCTGTACATTTTCTGAAAAGTGCCATTTAGATGAACATGTAAGGATTCATTCTGGAGAGGATTCAGCAGAGGAGAGTTACCAGTGTCAAAACTGCAGTGAGACATTTTCTACGCAATCGGATCTCACGAGTCACATGATAAAGCATGACGGAGATCACGCTTTTGTGTGTATCTATTGTAGCCGTTCATTTCCTGAACAGGCTCTTCTTGAGGAACATTTAAAAGTTCATGAAGCGGAAGGTTCCCCAGAGTCGTATCAATGTTCAGAATGTGATCAGTTTTTCATGAGACAATCAGACCTTACAAAACACATGAAAAAGGCTCATAAGATTTTCCCAGGCTATGATTGCTCATATTGTGGCAATACATTCGCTAATAAGAATCATCTCACAGAGCATGAAAGATCTCATACTGGTGAGCGGCCTTTTCCTTGTACAGAATGTGAATGGTCGTTCATGACAAAGTCCCACCTCCGGAGGCATATGAGAACTCATAATCGGGAAAATCCTCTCAAGTGCAGCTATTGTTCGGTGACATTCTCTTCAGCAAAGCATTTAGAGAATCATTCAAGGAATGCACATCGCTGTTCATTCCGTAAGGAGTGTTTTTCTTCTAAGGTTAGTCTCATTGCGCATTCAAAGACTCACACAGAAGATATTTCTGATGCCGGAATTAGCGCTGTAAATGTTAAAGACAGTAATGCTGATGACCATGAAGGAAACATAGACACTTATTCGGACTCTAGCGAGGTACATGACATGCAGACAGACCTTACATCAGAAAGTCCAACACTTGATGGAGTAACTATAGATGAATGCTCGCATTCGCCAAAAGTCCCAAGAAGTCAAAATAGCAACAAGACATTCTCTACGCAGTCAGATCTTGCAACTCACAAGATAACTCATGATGAAACGCATGCTTTTTCGTGTATCTATTGTAGTCATTCCTTTCCTGAACAGGCTCTTCTTGAGGAACATTTAAAAGTTCATGAAGATTCCCCAGAGTCATATCAATGTTCAGAATGTGATCAGGTCTTCATGAGACAATCAGTTCTCACAAAACATATGAAAAAGGCTCATAATATTTTGCCAGGCTATAAGTGCTCATACTGTGGCAATACATTTGCTAATAAGAATCATTTCACAGAGCATGAAAGGTCTCACACAGGTGAGCGGCCTTTTCCTTGTACGAAATGTGATTGGTCATTCATGAGGAAGTCCCACCTTCGGAACCATATGCGAACACATGTTCAGGACACGCAGACGGAACTTACACCAGAGAATCAAACCCTTGATGGAGTAACTGTAGCTAACGAATCTTCGCATTCGCAAGACTGCAATAAGACAACATTTTCTGCGCAGTCGGATGTTACAACTCGCATGATAACTCCTGACAAAGATCAAGATTTTGCATGTATCCATTGTAGCCATTCATTTCCCGAACAGGCTCTTCTTAAGGAACATTTAAAAGTTCATGACTCAGTAGGTTCTTTGAAGTCGTATCAATGTTCAGAGTGTGATCAGGTTTTCATGAGACAATCAGTTCTCACAAAGCACATGAAAAAAGCTCATAATATTTTGCCAGGCTATAAGTGCTCATATTGTGGCAGTACATTCGCTAATAAGAATCATCTCACAGAGCATGAGAGATCTCATACAGGTGAGCGGCCTTTTCCTTGTACCGAATGTGATTGGTCGTTCATGACGAAGTCCCACCTCCGGAACCACATGCGAACACATGCTCAGGAAAATCCACTTAAGTGCACCTATTGTTCGGCAACATTCTCCAAGAAGGGCCTCCTGGAAGAGCACATAAGAATACATACTGGGGAAGAAATTGTGGAGGAGAATTTCCTCTGCTCTGAGTGTAGTGAGATTTTCACTACACACGCAGACCTGACGGAACATATGAGAAGTCATGCTGCCGAAGCCTCTTTCGTGTGTACAATCTGTGGCAGTTTGTTTTCTGAACAGAGCGGGCTAGATGAACATGCTTTGATCCATACAGAGGCAAAGACAGAGAAGAAATTCAGGTGTTCAGAATGTGGAGTGATGTTTGCCATAGAGTCGGATCTTGCAATACACATGAAAAGAGTTCACAAGATACGGCCGCACTTAGTATGCTCTTTCTGTGGCAATAAGTTTGCCAATAAGTATCATCTTACAGAACACGTAAGATCTCATACCGGTGAGCGTCCTTTTCCATGTGCTGAATGCAATTGGTCCTTCATGACAAAGTCTCACCTCCGGAGGCATATGAAAACGCATACAGGTGAAAAACCTCATGAATGTACTCATTGTCCTCAGAAATTCGCTGTCAAGACGCGGTTGATTGAGCACATTCGAGTCCATACAGGGGAGAGACCGTTTCAGTGCACAGAATGTTTTAAGCATTTCACCTCAAAGTGTAACTACAAGAGTCATATGAAGACTCATACCGGGTACAAGCCATACCAGTGTTCGTTTTGTCCCAAAGCGTACTGCAAGAGAAATCGTCTGAACGAACACCTGAAGAAACACACGGAAAAGAAGCCATTTAACTGTTCAATATGTGGCATGGAATTTGTGCGAAAGGCTCATAAAACAAGGCACATGATGTTACATAGTGATAAAGAAGCTCAGTAGGTCTGCCCTCTAGTGTCAACAAAATGCAATGTTGCATCATTGATGTTTTCGTAATTTACATTTCACaacatatcatattttcttggtagaaaattatTGACATCACTATTCTTAATTAAGCATTACATTTGAAGAGTATTGGGATGATGATTATGGGGTGTTTCACACAAAAATCACATGTGTGTTTAATGTTAGGGCAGATGAAAATTACATTCCGTCTGTGCTCTAGCATGAGGCAGGTAAAGTAACTGATGTAAAGCGTCATTGAGACTTGCCTGCAAATCAGTACATTGAACTTCCAGTCAGTGATGCCTAGAGTCAGGCTGGCAGGATGAACCAGCACCCCGAGGTTTGGGGTTCATGTGAGATTACACGTTGAATATCATGGCACGTAAATATTCCTATTACCACCTCCACTTAGTTTGTTAAATATGTAatgttttaaagggatggtcgaGGCTGAAAATAGttacatctaaataaatagagtaaaattcacagagcaaaatgctgaaaatttcatcaaaatcggataaagaaattattgaattttaaagtttatcaatattttgtgaaaacagttatatgcacatcatcatggatattcattaggtgggctgatgttgTCACATac contains:
- the LOC129281965 gene encoding zinc finger protein Xfin-like produces the protein MEKVNVSPILKHGQTESSDETAKNVEEITTSLQRDIDQICEDEIGNIVEVYIEELPNCDDAGDCHSAGPSLAEDAQSRNIENLPDENDKADVDASPRDGDCRTDVNNGQLDGAKEHTTEEIILEKGDETAKTVEEIATSLQRDIDQICRDKIENIVEVYIEELPTCDDAAGDCNAAASLLAEDAQSRNNENDKAHNDASSPRDDDSGTDVNNGRLDVAPAHTNEVIILVKDALQDDNQQPFQQGDDTSQSSVVGIDSKPPEDIDVKSQTVAPSKSSKGFRTRRPLYKCTACNRTCGNKAHFEEHLRIHTGEKPFRCSECNKSFITKSHLTRHMKQLHKPHKTAFDRFICSYCKLSLPSKAHLDSHLRKHTERKLIECSVCRKTFTKKIHLVEHLRIHTGEKPFKCVKCNRSFITKSHLRRHVQLHFGGKPKKQLKCSYCSASFYRSFHLVEHERSHTGERPFPCSECKWSFMTKSHLLRHLRTQHSGSKLTENNDQVVNIRLTRVLKRGTKFKCQNCEKSFPSRSLLAKHSRVHNIVETELMETPDHERSFQCVQCNIMFPEESLRDEHVKSHSTDMADVPEQETINHVCSHCGCIFSDQRQLDDHVKCHTGNEVEGTPQCPAGDEMSTKNSDPGTHEVDESPECSFSDDECSAEKLQPKEHGKTEVQEKGAENIVDGESDLMAHVKVQEGRSHLKCTYCDHFFGNKHHLTEHIRTHTGERPFPCPHCDWSFMTKSHLTRHLRTHTGEKRHECSFCSKKFLESTQLKEHIRQHTGERPYECSECKKRFISSGSLRCHMRRHGVEKPHRCIHCSKVFCWESHLEEHLRTHQEGEPQGQSELPKEDESNSENEESNLHVSVPEDINIIERVGKDLQSPEPSTSLILELDPTIDKETVSVNKIHQCPYCARELATKHLLIEHIRIHTGERPFPCPECDWSFKTKSHLNRHLKTHGRTYHCSQCSDIFSSKYLLMQHMSTHREAPHYCTVCNKWFSSESGLLTHCKEHDGDSSDVKNEDSTPCGNADLDSQASETIEVENAKMEEVTPSESQSEEETYECSYCMKLFSDISQFVEHIGICYKLSTTKSPTTIQSSKVSAEVADAGYLKCSFCGCTFSEKCHLDEHVRIHSGEDSAEESYQCQNCSETFSTQSDLTSHMIKHDGDHAFVCIYCSRSFPEQALLEEHLKVHEAEGSPESYQCSECDQFFMRQSDLTKHMKKAHKIFPGYDCSYCGNTFANKNHLTEHERSHTGERPFPCTECEWSFMTKSHLRRHMRTHNRENPLKCSYCSVTFSSAKHLENHSRNAHRCSFRKECFSSKVSLIAHSKTHTEDISDAGISAVNVKDSNADDHEGNIDTYSDSSEVHDMQTDLTSESPTLDGVTIDECSHSPKVPRSQNSNKTFSTQSDLATHKITHDETHAFSCIYCSHSFPEQALLEEHLKVHEDSPESYQCSECDQVFMRQSVLTKHMKKAHNILPGYKCSYCGNTFANKNHFTEHERSHTGERPFPCTKCDWSFMRKSHLRNHMRTHVQDTQTELTPENQTLDGVTVANESSHSQDCNKTTFSAQSDVTTRMITPDKDQDFACIHCSHSFPEQALLKEHLKVHDSVGSLKSYQCSECDQVFMRQSVLTKHMKKAHNILPGYKCSYCGSTFANKNHLTEHERSHTGERPFPCTECDWSFMTKSHLRNHMRTHAQENPLKCTYCSATFSKKGLLEEHIRIHTGEEIVEENFLCSECSEIFTTHADLTEHMRSHAAEASFVCTICGSLFSEQSGLDEHALIHTEAKTEKKFRCSECGVMFAIESDLAIHMKRVHKIRPHLVCSFCGNKFANKYHLTEHVRSHTGERPFPCAECNWSFMTKSHLRRHMKTHTGEKPHECTHCPQKFAVKTRLIEHIRVHTGERPFQCTECFKHFTSKCNYKSHMKTHTGYKPYQCSFCPKAYCKRNRLNEHLKKHTEKKPFNCSICGMEFVRKAHKTRHMMLHSDKEAQ